In Oryza sativa Japonica Group chromosome 1, ASM3414082v1, the genomic stretch CCTCAATCTTCGGTTGCACCTCAGCACTCCACCCAGGCAGTGATGGGTAGTAGGCCGATGGATCTCTCTGGGACATAGCAATCAGCCTCCGCTGCCGCACAAAGCATCGAAATTCTAATTCAGGACGAAGGCCTGGGTACCACTTTCGGAGTGCAAGGTAGTACTGGAACCCATCATCGACCCACGTCCAATTACTTTCTTCTCCAACGTCTTCTTGTGGTGCATCATCCGTTTCACCGTCCACAGCACTTTGGTTGCCTCCCTTATCAGCGCTCTCCTTGGAATCACTCATAGAACCTGCATCATTGCTGCTCTCGCCTCCATTCGGTGGAGCACCCGTACCACTAGTCTCTAGTGCCTCGTGTTGATCAGTTTGCTCTTCAGTAGTGTCCTTGGTGTTCTTGTAGACATTTGGTCGAGCACCTTCGTCAGCACCAGTAGCagcattccgtcgaacacctgCTGGTGGCGCGAAGTCCTTGCAGGAGGGGCGCGCGCAGGCGAGGTCGTGGGCTACGCAGTCGGAGGAGCGGAGCAGCATGGCGACCTCAGCGAAGCAGGTGCAGCGGATTGTGCCGTCGGCGGACATGAAGGCGGCGTCCTTGGGCGCGCTCCAGTTGAGCTTGGGgagcgcggcgccgccgagctccgcgaTGGCGGAGTCAAccgcggcctcgagctccgggAAGGCTGGCCTGAGCGGGCTGTCGGCGTCGCGGTCGTCATCGTCGGCGGAGTCGAAGAAGAGGTCGGAGTTGTCGCGGTCGAGGAGGGAGACCGGGTCGGGGTGGTGGGCGTGCGCCGGCGGGAACGCGCTGCGCCCGGAGGTGATGgccgggaggaagaaggggagcggctcggcgtcgtcgtcgcggccctCGGGGTGTTCACCGCCGGTGTCCGGGTAGGCAGGCCGGCCGGCGAGgtagcggaggaaggcggcggggaGCGGGAGGATGACGGTGGGGACGGTGTGGCGGCGGAACGCGGGGTACCACTCCTGGATCTGGCACCGGAGAAGCTCCTCCAGAAGCATCTTCTCtctccccacctcgccgccgtcgtctacctccgcgtcgaacacctcgtctcgctgccgcgccgtgcgcTCGCTACCCAACCTCGCTAGGGTTTCAATCGCTAGATGGGCTGGGAGAGAAGAGGCGGAGATCATTTCGTGGTTTTGGCCCAATAAAGTATGGGCCGTTTCGATATTTTCTTCTAGGCCCAACTCGTGACCAGGCCGTGGGCCGGGTCACCGTGAATGGCCTGCTTTGCTTGCCTCGCGCCtcgcggcgggggcgggcggGTACGGAGGTCAAAAAAATTTCGAAACTGGCGGTTGATTGATCGAAGGTAGAAGTAAAACCAGGAAGGGATTAACCTTGTGAGACTTCAGTTTCTTATCTCGTTTAAAGCGGTAAACGGGTGTTTAAAGTGCTTCCAATTATAGGATTTCTCCATAGGCTAACAATAGCTACATATGAAGCTACTGAATTGAATGTATAGTAAGGATGGATTATGAAGGATATTTTTTCTATGCCCTTGAGTTTTCAATTTATTTCTTTCATATACATTATGAAGGATATTTTTaagagctacaaccaattattataaagtATCACTCATACAAAAAGTGTAGTTCAAATGTAATGAAACACActcaggccctgtttagatcctccaaaataACAAAAGTTTTGCCATTTTGCCATTTGCTAGTCTATAGTAGCAAATTATGACAAAAAGTGTTTTGGGaccacacacactctctctccccACCAAAAAGTGCTAGAATGATAAAAGTTTAggatgcatctaaacaccaactagtacttttgcaatgccaaaacttttgccatttgccatttcaaatggatctaaacatgccTCAACTCTTTTTAGTCTCTAAATGACCATTCCACAATTTGACCATGAGTTAGAGATTGCTTCTCTCGGGATCAATATATTGTCTCTCATTCATAATTATGTTAGCAGTCTTTCCACCCAAATCAAAGCTCAGTTTGGCCATACAAATTTGAATTCTACTACTGTCTTTCCTCGTCTCATTTGTTCTTTATTTATGCTAGTCAAGACAGCCTAATTTTTGTTGTATAAAAGTTAACAAAAAATTGGTATTTAAgcattcttttcttctctttttcaagGGAGTAGATTATTGGTGGTATGCACATAAGTATTATTACGATTGTCTAGGAGATAGTGTACAACACACACACCTACATAATTTTAACACATTTTTTTCTAAGGAATTAAGGATGCATGTTTGATAATGTTTAGACAAGTATGATCATAGAAAGACACTGCAAgtgatttatgatttttttaaggatgCATATTTGATAAGAGATAGTGTAGAACacacatataaataaataaacacaCATAAATGCATATTCAATTCCTACGGGATTATTAGGTTTGGTAGTTAATGCACTAAACGTAGAGGGCGTGACATGTAATCTTAGCCTTCTTTGCCTCAATGTGGGGCTCATCTTGTTAGCAATCCTTAAATCTTTGGGACAACATTCTATTAGCACGTGCCAATTTTTATGGGTTTGCTTGTCTAAGTGGAAGACACATTTATTTTCTTGACACATCTTGTCCCTTGTACAATATCTTTTCATCAGCATTTGTCAAGGGTTGTGCAGTCTCTGCATTTGTTGCCTCCTCATCATATGTGCAAGTGTACAACTGGTGTAGGTTTTGAAATATTCACCTCATTATTTTGGCTATTGTACTTAGAAGCTCCACCATTTCAGCACAAGGTACATATTAAATCCTTTACATGATATGCATGCAATACTTTTATTCTGCAAATGCATGTAAAATAGGCCACTTCAATACTCTTGTGTTATGTGTACTTAAAATTTTTGCAAACCATTATTATTCTACTTACACAACTAAATACTATTACTTAGGTAATGAAAATGTGTTTGCATTTCCAATACAACTAAATGGTTAGTATTTGTAATTTGCAGATACTTCTCCAAACACATCAAATCCTTCTACTTCGAAGGATGACTAGCTTTCGGCTTTCTACTCCACCTATGGATGTGGCAGCATTGTTTTTGCCCCAGTCCATTGCTGAGCAGCATGTAACTGAGGTGGTGGCCATTACCATGACAATGCCAACGTCGTTGCTGCCAGCAAGGTGTCATCCCTAATCGATCAACAAATACTCGAGGCTCTCTACAACGAGATCGAGTAAGGATACCCAAGTGAACAACAAGGCGCTCCGCATCAAGGACATCATCATGAACTACAAGGAGAAGGCGATCTATCTAACTATATATCTTGTTCATCACTTGATcagcaaacaaaacaaaattgaaaagaacaaaaactTTCATCCATAATCCATCCAGTACTGTtgcattagatttttttttttacataatggaTCTTTCATTaatccggcctctatatccattAGATATTATAGCATTATGATGTTCTTGGGATAGATATTACTGgcttattaattattaattgcatCTGCATTTCTGTGATCATTTGCAGTTGGAAGACACTTTGTTTGACGGTCTGAGTAGGCTGCAGCTAATGCGACTGTCTATCTCGGTGTTGAAGGTAGTACGTAGTCCAACAAAATGAAGATATTTTTCTTTCTGAATTAAAGCAGTGTTATCAAGGGCATCAAGATCAAATGAgcattatttttcgtttgctcTACTGATGTTAGAATTTAAACTGCCGATTATATTTCTCGCAGAGTACTCAGACTGTAGAAGTTGTTCCTCCGTTGAACAAGCATAGATCGCCAGTAATATGCAAAATAGCACATGATCTCGCCGAGTAAGTTCGTTGCACTCTTAGTTAATTCCAGCTTGATTATTATATATAACTTATGCAACTGCCAAGATAACAGAATGGCTAAGTATATGCAATCTCAGCAAGCTGTATATATACATGACATGGAGGCTAGCTATTTATTAATCTTCTCCTTCTCTAGCTAGGTTGTGATTATTGTTTAGAGATTTAAATTTAATGCACCTTACTATGTAGATTAATTCTCAACTCCTCTCAATAGTgaaaacaaactattgtgtggcAATGTCTTGTGATTGTGCAAATAGCTTATGATGGTTTAGCTTTTCATAGTAAGTTTGAGCTTTTGTCGGCATCTTCAATGTAAAGTCGAGCTAGATtcaattctttcttttttacacTTATGAATGTAAAAGTGCACCATGcacttttattcttttttttatcacacTACACTTTTGGACTGGAACgcgggaaaaaaataaatatcaagAAAATAAGTTGGTGTTATTCTATTCCATGTTAGACATATAGCTAActcatatatacacacacacacaccacacacacacacacacacacacacacacatatatatatatatacatatacatatatatatatatatacatacatacatatatatatatacatatacacatatatatatatatatatacatatatatatacatatatacatatatatatatacatatatacatatatacatatatatatatatacatatatacatatatacatatatatatatatacatatatatacatatatacatatatacatatatacatacatatatacatacatatatatacatatagatatatatatacatatatatatacatatatatatatacatatatacatatatacatacatacatatatacatatatacatatatacatatacatacatacatatatacatatatacatacatacatatatacatatatatatatatatatatatatatatatatatatatatatatatatgtatatatatatat encodes the following:
- the LOC136354865 gene encoding uncharacterized protein, producing the protein MLLEELLRCQIQEWYPAFRRHTVPTVILPLPAAFLRYLAGRPAYPDTGGEHPEGRDDDAEPLPFFLPAITSGRSAFPPAHAHHPDPVSLLDRDNSDLFFDSADDDDRDADSPLRPAFPELEAAVDSAIAELGGAALPKLNWSAPKDAAFMSADGTIRCTCFAEVAMLLRSSDCVAHDLACARPSCKDFAPPAGVRRNAATGADEGARPNVYKNTKDTTEEQTDQHEALETSGTGAPPNGGESSNDAGSMSDSKESADKGGNQSAVDGETDDAPQEDVGEESNWTWVDDGFQYYLALRKWYPGLRPELEFRCFVRQRRLIAMSQRDPSAYYPSLPGWSAEVQPKIEAFFEQVIEPQFASENYTFDVYVRADGWVKLIDFNPWGGYTLPLLFTWEELEQEEREEVEVRVVMQHGAVRPGLMTAVPYDMLDWGEGSGWDVFLKKADDELNKQMASLGADS